The following nucleotide sequence is from Chrysiogenia bacterium.
GCGAGGCCGCACTGTTCGCACGGTCGGAGCTTGAACATCTCCACCACAACGTCCGCGACACGGACGCCCGGTGCGCTGGCGCGTGCTGCTTTGGCCGAGGGCTGCTGAGTGGAGGGCGAGGCGAGAAACGCCTCCAGGTCTTCACGGCGATACCGGACGTGCCTTCCGCCCACCTTCACGAAAGGTAGATGCACGCGATTCGTGCAGCGCCACACCGCGAGGGTGGAAACGGGAACCTGAAGGAACTCGGACGCTTGCCGGGCAGTCAGCAGGGGAGCCAACGGCTCGGCCCTGGTGCCTTTCGACTGCGGAGTGGTGGTCGGCTGTGGTTCAGCCGTTGACCAAGACTTGAGGGGCTTAGAGGGCACTCCGGACTGCTCCATGTTTCCCCGGTGTTACCCGAGTGGACCATCCGTCTTACCTGAACTTCTCTAAGTCCTTGATTTCACTGGTCGGGGTGAGAGGATTCGAACCTCCGGCCTCTACGTCCCGAACGTAGCGCTCTACCAGGCTAAGCTACACCCCGAATGAAAAGCGCCCCAGACCGTTCGGTCAAGAGCGCCTTTGCAGCAATTG
It contains:
- a CDS encoding helix-turn-helix domain-containing protein, with amino-acid sequence MEQSGVPSKPLKSWSTAEPQPTTTPQSKGTRAEPLAPLLTARQASEFLQVPVSTLAVWRCTNRVHLPFVKVGGRHVRYRREDLEAFLASPSTQQPSAKAARASAPGVRVADVVVEMFKLRPCEQCGLAFPSPVLSTHHSDGKASEVCPACHRKAHQAKGRRFTQPSAIPLRTPKIADQPHASEEPPQRRKPRRAP